Within Halorussus sp. MSC15.2, the genomic segment GCCGAAAAAACCCGTCCCCGTCGTCCTCCACGTGCTTTAAGTTATTCGGCTCCTCAGAACGTGGTATGACAGACGAAGACCTCCGGAAGCAGGCCCACGACACGGACGTGACCGTCTGGGTCGGCAAGTCCGGTATCGACGCGGTCACCGACGAACTCGCCGACCAGTTGGCCGACCGCGAACTGGTGAAGGTCAAGTTCCTCCGGGCCGCGCGCGGCGGCACGACGACCGACGAACTCGCCGAGGAACTGGCCGACGAGGTGGACGCCGACCTCGTGGAGACGCGAGGCAACACCGCAGTGCTGCACTGATGGTCGACCCGCTGCCATTCCTTGACCGCGTCCTCGACACGGGGTACGCGACGGCCGTCACGCAGGCCATCTACTTCGTCGTGTCGTTCGTCGCTATCTACGTCGTCGGCCGACTGACCGTGATTCCGCTCGTCGGACGCTTCCTCGACCGGCGGGACCTCGACAGTCACGCCAAGCGACCGCTGGTCAAACTCACGAAGTTCGCCGTCGTGTTCGTCGCCATCTCGGTCGCGTTCGGGTTCGCCGACTACGGCAACTTCCTGACGGCGCTGGCGACCATCGCGGCCGCGGCCACACTCGCCATCGGATTCGCGATGCAGGACGTCATCAAGAACTTCGTGGCCGGCGTGTTCATCTACACCGACAAGCCGTTCAAAATCGGCGACTGGGTGGAGTGGGACGGCGGTAGCTACTCGGGTATCGTGGAGGACATCGGTCTGCGCGTGACCCGCGTCCGGACGTTCGACAACGAACTGCTGACGGTGCCCAACTCCGCGCTGACCGACGGCGTCATCAAGAACCCCGTCGAGGGCGACCGACTCCGACTGAAGTTCCTGTTCGGCATCGGCTACGATGACGACATCGACCGCGCCACCGAGGTCATCGTGGAGGAGGCCGAAGCCCACCCCGACATTCTGGACGACCCCGCGCCCTCGGTCCGCCTCACGGAACTCGGCGACTCGTCGGTCGGTCTCCAGTCGCGCATCTGGATAGCCAACCCCTCCCGGAGCGACTACGTGAAGACTCGCGGGGAGTACGTCACCGCGGTCAAAGAGCGATTCGACGAGGAAGGCATCGACATCCCGTACCCGAACCGGACCCTCGAAGGCGGACTCGAACTGACGAGCGTCGAAGACGTGGTCGAAGCCGCGGACGACTGACCCCTCTGCAGAAGGCGGTTCTCTTTTCCCGGACTCGACGGCGATTCTCCTATCGACACGGCCCCAGCTACGGCCACGTCGCACCCGAAAACTGGAATGTGGCTAGAAGCGGCCGACCGCAGCGACGAAAGCCAACAACTAAGGCGGGGATTTGAGACTCTGCCACCTGCATGGCACGCGAGCGGTTGGAGAATCCGCCTCCACGAGTAGCAGGTAGTATCGACCGCGCTGGCACCGAACCTCTCCCGTCTGCGTCCGGTGGCCCGCCGCGATGAGGCGCGTCGCAGTGCTCGCGCTCACCGCACTCTTGGTGAGCGGTGCGAGTACCGGGGCGCTCGCGTTCGTTGACTCCGACGCCGACGGGGTCTCGGAGTTCCGCGAGTTCTTGGGACCGACCGACCCGACGGTCGCCGACACCGACGGTGACGGTCTGGACGACGGGACCGAACTCGAACGCGAGTCCGACCCCACGGCCGCCGACACCGACGACGACGGACTGAACGACCGCGAGGAGTCCGCGGTCCACGAGACCGACCCCGTTAATGCGGACACGGACGGCGACGGACTCGCCGACACGGCAGAGGTAAGCGAGTATCCGACGAGTGCCACCGTGAGCGACACGGACGGTGACGGATTCGCCGACGCCGACGAGGTGACCGAGCGCTCGACCGACCCGACGGTCGCCGACACCGACGACGATGCGCTGGACGACGGTCCGGAGGTGCGCGAGTACGGAACCGACCCGACGGTCGCCGACACCGACGCCGACGGTCTCGGCGACGGCGTCGAGGTTGGGACCGGGTCGGCCTTGGCGAAGGCCGACCCCCTGCGAAAGGACGTGTTCCTCGAAATCGATTACATGCGCGGAACGACCGTTCCGGAGTCGAAACTGGAACGCGTCGAGCGCGCGTTCGCGAACGCCCCGGTCACCAACCCCGACGGGTCGAGCGGAATCGCGCTCCACGTCCGCGTGAGCGACTCGCCCGTTTCGGCGGAGTCGAAAACGTCGCTGTCGGAGTACTCGAACACCTACTATCGGTCGGCGTACGACACGGCGGGGAAGGGGTACTTCCACGCGCTCGTCGTGAAAGAGGTTCCCGACGAGTCGGGCAACCGAGTCGGTCTCACTTCGACCGGCAACTCCGGGATGATAATCGAGGACCGGCCGAGTCGAGTCCGCGTCACGAAGACTATCATGCACGAACTCGGACACAACCTCGGTCTCCATCCGGACGAACACCGCGGGATAGACTCCTACGAGGTCCAGCCGAAGCGATATCCGAGCGTGATGAACTACCATCGACTCGGCGGGTGTGACTGTCACTACGACTACTCCGACGGGACCCACGGTCCGGACGACTTCGACGACTGGGGCCACATCGCGTCCGTACTCGACGAACAGGCACCGAACGCGAGCGACGCGACGACGCCCTGACGTTCGTCGGTCTATAGACGAACCAGACGAGTTCCCGATTTTTCTGAACGACCGGGCGCTGTCGAACGACGCATCTCCAGTCGCGTCGCTGTGTAGGTGACACCACCGTCTCCGTAGTGACGTGAGAATGCAGTATGAATGCGGACAGCCGGAATTGCCCGGCGTTCCGCGTCGGGGAGTCCCGGTCGCGTCCTCCACCCCGCAACCCTGCGAGCGATAGCTGTCCAGTGGTCCGCTGCTCGCTTCCGCGCCTGGCGGATTACCACCGGCTAACTCCGACTGCGACACTCCTGCGAGTGCCCGCCGGAGACCGCTATCCCCGCAGGACGAGGCTTCGAAGTTGGCTTCCGGGGCCCGGCGCGGTCTGACCGGACGCCTCCGGGGTTCGGTCCCCGCTAAAGGCCATAGTGCGGGAGACGAGCAGGGCCTAACTGCCCGACCTAGTCCATCTACAAGTAAGCGGGTGCGGACTTAAGGGCTTTTCGCAAATCGCGCGACGGGAGAGTTCCGTTCGGCGAGACCGACGGTCAACTGACGACGAGGATGGCCCAGACGTTGCCGACGACCACGAGCAGGCCGACGAGGAGGAAGACCGCGCTCCCCGCGCGGAACGTCCGGCGAGCGTCGTCGGTGAGACCGGGCAGGAGGAGCAGAACTACCGCCGTCATCGCCTTCAGTAGGACGAGTCCGCCGAGACCCGCCTCCGCGATAATCGCGGCGGCGACCGGGTTGACCTCGTCGAGTCCCATCGCCATCCCGACGCCGGTGGTTATCACGTCGCCGACCATCACCGCGACCACCACGCCGAACAGGAGCGGCGAGACGTACCCCCACCACGACCGGCCCTCGTCGCGGAGGACGTACTCGCGGTCCTCCTCCAGAAGGAACTCGTCGTCCCGGAGCATCCACCGCTCGCGCGCTCGCTCGGACTCCGCGAGGTCTCCAACCCCGTCGGCTCCGCTCCGAGCGTCGCCCGACGCGCGGTTCCAAGGCGTCGCGTCTCCCCGCGCGCCGGTCCCGGGGGTTTCGTTCTCGGACACGACGCCGACTACCGGCGCGTTCGGCTTTGTTATGCATCGGCTGACACCGATTCACGCACGGTCTGTGAGGGAGTAATCGGTCGCTACCGCTACAGCACGTCGTTGGCGAACCACCCGGCGGTGGCCGCGACCGCGAAGGCGGTCGCGAGGAGTAGCCAGCGGTGGTAGTCGAACGCCGCGACTGAAGTGAGACTGCCGACGAGTCCGCCGACCTCGACGGCCCACCAGAGGACGAGTAGCGTCATGAACCCGCCGAGGACGACCGTCGCGCCAGCAGCGGTCGGCGGGTCGGTCCGACCGTTGCGACCGGCCGCGAAGACCACGACGGCGACCATCGCGAACAGGCCGACAACGAGGTGAATCGGGAGGAACGTCGGCGCGCTGTAGTAGACGCCGACTTCGGGCGCGTCGATGAGGAAGTACGGTGCGACGACCGCGACGAGTACCGCCAGCGCGGCGACGACGCCGACAGTCGGGGCGGGCGTCTCGGGCAACCGTTTCTGCGACATACCCGACAGTTCTCCGGTGGCATCAAAAAGACCGGCGGTCGAGTCGGAAAAGTCACGTATCGGGCGACACAACGTATCGAGCATGGGATTCGGAAGCACGGCCAAGAAGGTCCAGAAGCTGGCCGACACCGCCGAGAAACTGTACGGCAAACTCAACGAACTCCGCGAGCAGGTCGCGGAGATGCGCGAGAAGTTGGACTCGACCAGCGAACGCGTCGAGCGACTGGAGCGCGAGAACGCCCAGCAGCGCGCGCTCCTCGAAGCCATCGCCAAGGAACAGGGCATCGACCCCGCGGACGTCGAAGCCGAGAGCATCGAGGGCGGAGACACGGAAACCGCGGCCGACGAAGCGGAAGCGTAGCGGTTCGGAACTGACGCCGACCCCAGATTTCGCCACCCCCGAGAGCGCCACACAAAAAAAGGTTAACCGCCTTCCCAACTTTTGCCTACCCGATGACAGACCACCGGACGCCCCTCGATTCCGTGTTAGACACGGTGGGCGAGACCCCGCTCGTCCGCGTGCAGGCGGCACCCGACGAGGTGCCGGTGTACGCCAAACTGGAGTCGTTCAACCCCGGCGCGAGCGTCAAGGACCGCATCGGCGAGTACATGGTCGAACAGATGCTGGAGCGCGGCGAGTTGGAACCCGGCGGCACCGTCATCGAACCCACCGCCGGGAACACCGGCATCGGGTTCGCCATCGCCGCGGGCCAACTCGGCGTAGACGCCGTCTTCGTCGTCCCGGAGCGGTTCAGCGTCGAGAAACAGCAGTTGATGGACGCGCTCGGCGCGGAGGTCATCAACACCCCGACAGAGGACGGCATGGGCGGGGCCATCGACCGCGCCCACGAACTCGCCGAGGAGATGGACGACGCCGTGGTCCCCCAGCAGTTCTCGAACCCCCTCAACGTCGAGGCCCACTACGAGACGACGGGACCGGAAATCTTCGAGGCGTTAGACGGCGAGGTCGGCGCTGTCGTCGCCGGGACGGGCACGGCGGGGACGCTGATGGGCATCGCCGAGTACGCGCTGGAACAGGACCCCGACACCCACGTCGTGGCGGTCGAACCCGAGGGGTCGCTCTACTCCCAGACGAAGGGCGAGGACGTGGAGGAGGCCGAGTACAAAATCGAAGGCATCGGCACTCACGACCCCGCCACGAACGAACTGTTCGACCCCGAACTCGTGGACGAGGTGCTACAGGTCCCGGACCGGCGCGCCCACGACGAACTGAAACGTCTCGCGCGCGAGGAGGGCCAACTCGTCGCGTCCAGCGCGGGCGCGGCCAGCGCGGCGGCCCGGCACGTCGCCGAGCGCATCCGCGACGGCGAAATCGACGCGCCCCACGACTCGGTGGCCACCGTCTTCCCGGACTCCAGCGAGCGCTACCTCTCGAAGGGCATCTATCGCTCGTTCGAGGAGTGGGAAGGGTAGTCGGCGCTGGCGAGGTGCGGTCCACGGTTTCAGTAACGCGGTTGCAGAATTGGCATCGGTCACAGGTGGCTTCCTTCGCATCTTCTCGACGACTGTGGCTTTCCTCGACGACGATTCGGAGGACACCAAGGATTCAGCAGACGCGGCGACCCGACCGACAGCGACGACACCGCAGACAGCACCGCGAGTTCGTGCGTGAGCCACGGAGTTACCGCACGGCCTCGCACCGCGACCTCGAACCGCCCCGGCATCCTGCGTTTCTCGGTCGTCACTTCGCTCCTCCCTGCGATACTCGTCCACCGGAGGACGCAGTGCGTCCTTCGAGCAGTCGGTCGATTCTCTCCCGACGACCTCGCACGCACGGGCGTGGCACGCAGGCCGCGCTGGCGTGCGCCTGACAAGTATTAGATAATCAGCGCGCGCCGGAGAAGAGGGGTCAGCGCGCCCCGAAGTCGCACTTTCGTCCGTCGCCTCGGGTCACGCCCACGGCGGTGTTTGGAGGTCGTGCATCGACTCGATGGTGTGGTGGGGCGTGTGGTCGGCGGTCGCGTCGGGTTGTTCGAGCCACACCGACCGGACGCCCGCGGCGTGCGCGCCAGCCACGTCCGCCCGGAGCGAGTTGCCCACGTGGACCGTCTCGTCGGCCGAGGCGTCCATCGCCGCGAGGGTGCGATGGAAGTGGTCCGGGTCGGGCTTGACCGGGCCGTCGGGTTCCGTGAACGTCATCGCGTCGAAGTAGTCGGCGATGTCGAGGGCGGCGAGTTTCGCGGTCTGGGTCTCGCGGTCGCCGTTCGTCACCAGCGCGAGGTCGTGGTCGGCGGCGAGGGCGTCGAGCGCCGACGCCGCGCCGGGCAGGAACTCGACCGCGGTCGGGTCCGGGTCCTCGTAGGCGCGGGCCACTGCGAGCGCGTCGGCGGCGGCACGGCCCTGCTCGTCGGCGATGCCGGTGAAGCACCGCTCGCGCAGTTCGACCGCGGAGTCGGCGGTCACCGTCGTCAGCCACCGCCGGAAGTCCTCGGTGTCGAAGAAGGGTTCGACACCGGCCCGGTCGAAGGCGTCGGCGAGTCGCTCGCCGGTCGAACGCGTATGCTCGCAGATGGTCTCGTCTAAATCGAGGAAGACCGTCGAGACGTCGGCGTCGGCATCGGCATCGGAGACATTGGCGTCGGAAGAGGCGTCGGCATCGGAAACGTAGTTCATTACCGGCGTCTACGCTCTCGGTGGCAAAAAGGGGTTCGTCGGTCGCCCGGCGTCCTCACGCGACCAGTCGCTGGTGTTCGACCTTGATGCACTTGTCTTGGACGACCCGCCGCCCGGCGTCCTCGGCGCGCTCGGCGGCCTCCTCGTCGGCGATACCGAGTTGGGTCCAGACCACGGCCACGTCGTCGCGGTCGAGCGCCTCCTCGACGATGCCCGACACCTCGTCGCTCGGTCGGAAGACGTCTACGATGTCCACCTCCTCCTCGACCTCGGAGAGCGAGTCGTAGGTCTCCCGGCCGAGAATCTCGTCGGCGGTCGGGTTGACCGGAATCACCTCGTAGCCGTTGTCGAGCAGGTACTTCGGAATCTCGTGGGCGTCCTTGCCGGGCGTGGACGAGCATCCGACGACCGCGACGCGCTCCATCCCCAGAATTTCGCGCAGTTCGGCGTCGCTCTGTACGGGCATACCTCACGTGAGGTCGTCTGCGTGCAAAAGGATTGAGGTTGCAGTAAGACCGGCCCGCGGACCCGCCTCGACCGTACCTTTATATCTGATAACGGACAACTCCCGGACATGAGCCTCCGACGCAGTCACCTCGTCGGCATCGCCCTCGTGGGGGTCTCGGCGCTCCTCAGCCTCGTCGCGTACCCCGAGATGCCCGCGGAGATGGCGACCCACTGGAACGCCGCGGGCGAGGTGGACGGCCGGACGCCGAAACTCGTCGCGCTCGCGGCGTTTCCGGCGCTCCTCGCCGCCACGCTCGCCGCGTTCGCCGCGCTCCCGCGAATCGACCCGCTGGGCGAGAACGTCGCCGAGTTCCGCGAGCAGTACGACACCTTCGTCGCGCTGTTGCTCGGATTCCTCGCGTACCTCCACCTGCTGGTCGTCGCCGCCAACGCGGGCTACGAGTTCGGGATGATTCGGGCGCTCGCGCCCGCCGTCGGCGCGCTGTACTACTACGTCGGCGTCCTCTCGGAGCACGCCGAGCGCAACTGGTTCGTCGGTATCCGAACGCCGTGGACCGTCTCCAGCGACGAGGTCTGGGACCGGACCCACGAGCGCGCCGCCCCGCTGTTCAAACTCGCGGGCGTCGTCGCCGCGACGGGTGCGCTCGTCCCGGCCTACGCCGAGTTGTTCCTCGCGGCACCGGTCGCGGCGGTCGCGCTGTACGCCACGGCCTACTCCTACGTGGAGTACCGGCGGGTCGGCGCGTAGCGCCGAAGCGAGACAGAGTCGCGTTCGGCCGTCCTACGTCCAACTGTCGAGACCGGTCTGGACGACCGACTCCTCGATGCGCTCGAAACCGCGTTCGACCTCGTCGGCGTGGACGCCCCACTCCTCGACCACGTACTCCCGGGCGGCGTCGAGGTCCGGGTCCATCTCGGCGTCGAACTCGTAGTCGTCGCTCACCGTCGGGTTCAGGAACAGTTCCCGAATTACGTCCACGTCCTTGTCGATGCTCGCGCCGCGGGCCTCCAGCACGCCCCAGATGTCGCCGTGTTCCTTGACGCCCTTGAGTGCGGTCTTCGGACCGATGCCCGAGACGCCCTCGTTGAAGTCCGTGCCACAGAGGATGGCGATATCGACCAACTGCTCCCACGTCACGTCGTGTTCGTCGAGCGTGGCCTCGAAGTCCATGAGTTCGGGGTCGCCCTTGCTGGTGAGTTGGCGGAGCGTGAGCGGTGCCCCGAGCAGGAGCGAGTCGTAGTCCTCGGTCCCGCAGTAATCGACCGCGCCCGTCCGATTCATGTGCGCGGCCTGCGACTCGCCTTCGCCCGGAGCCTCGATGTAGGGCACGTCGAGGCGGTCGAACAGCTCGCGCGTCGTGCGCTGAATCGTGTCGGTGAGGCGCTGGGTGTGGGCGTCGAGTCGGGCGACTTCGACAGCATCACCCGCCTCGCGGGCCTCCTCCAGTTTCTCCTCGCGCTTCTCGCGCTCCTCGCGGCGCTGTTCGATTTCGGCGGTCTTGTGGTCGGTCACCGCGCCGTCGAAGACGAAGACTGGCGTCAGGTCGTTCTCGAAGAACTTCGGTAGGCCTTGCACGACGCCGACGAGGTTTGCGACTTCGGTCCCGTCGTCGGTGGTGTACACCTCGTCGCTCGTCCACTTGACGGTCGTCGTGAGGTACTTGTAGAGCCAGTTGTGCGCGTCCACGGCGACGACGCTCCCCTCCAGTTCCTCGAAGGGGACCTCCTCCAGCACTGCGAGTTGACGTAAATCAGAGTTTCCCATTAGGTGACGGTAGGCTTCGCGGGGGTTTGAAAGCTACTGCTCGGCGCGCCAACACCGGGACTCACTCCCAGCGACTCGGCAGTTCCTCGTTCGCGGGACCGTCCAACACGTCGCCGTCTATCGAGAACCGCGACCCGTGACAGGGGCAGTCCCACGACCGCTCGCCGTCGTTCCAGTGGACGATACACCCCATGTGGGTGCAGACCGCCGACCTGACGTGGAGGTCGCCCTCCTCGTCGCGGGCCACTGCGAGCGGTTTCCCGTCGCGCCGCACCACCTCGCCAGCGCCCGGTGGAACCGTCTCGTCCGCCGTCCCGAGCAGTGCCTCGGCCCAGTCTCGGGTGAACTCCTTGCCGACGTTGGCGTTCTCGGTGACGAGTTTCTTGCCCGCCGCGCCGGGGTCGATGCGCTCGGGGTCGAACGTGTGCGCCCAGAGGCGGTTCGGGTCGCCGCGGGCGAACTGCGCCAGCAGCATCCCCGCGGCGGTCCCGTTGGTCATCCCCCAGCCGCCGTACCCCGTCGCGCCGTAGACGTTCTCGTACCCCGGGCCGAGTCGCCCGACGTAGGGAATCTTGTCCGCCGAACTGAAATCCTGCGTGGACCACCGGTACTCCACCGACTCCACGTCGAAGTGCTCGCGGGCCTGCCGTTCGAGTCTCCGGTAGCGCTCGGTCGTCGAACCGCCCTGTCCGGTCTTGTGACTCTGGCCGCCCACGAGAGTTAGGTTCCCCTCCGCACCGGGATACGGGCGCACCGAGAAGTACGACTGGGACTTCCGGTAGAACATCCCCTCGGGCGGTTCCTCCGCGAGGCGGACGCCGAGGATGTACGACCGATGCGGGAACTGTCGGGCGAAGTAGGCCGCCGGGTCCTCGATGGGGAAGTGGGTCGCGACGAGGACGGTGTCGGCGGTCACGGTGCCGTGCGGAGTTTCGACCTCGCAGGGCGACCCGTCACCGATGCCGGTCGCCTTCGTGTTCTCGAAGACGTGACTTCCCTCACCGGGAATCTCCTCGGCGAGGTCCAGCAGGTACTTCCGGGGATGGAAGTGGACCTGCTCGTCGAACCTGACCGCGCCCGCGCTTCGCCCGGGGAACGGCGGGTCCTCGACGAACGCGGCGGGGAGACCCAGCGACTGGGCGACCGACACCTCGCGTTCGACCTGACCGCGCTTTTTCTCGTCGGTGACGTAGGTGTAGGCCGGAAGCCGGCCGAAGTCGCAGTCGATGTCGTGGCTCTCGACGCGGTCCGCGATTTCCTCGACGGCGGCCGAGTTGGCCTCGGCGTACCCCTGCGCTCGTTCCCGGCCGTGTTTCTCCAGCAGTTGGTGGTAAATCAGCGAGTGCAGCGACGTGACCTTCGCGGTGGTCTTCCCCGTAACTCCTTCGACGATTCGACCCTTCTCAAGCAGTGCGACGTCCTGACCGGCCTCCTTGCAGTGGACCGCCGCGGTCACTCCAGTGATGCCGCCGCCGAGGACAACCGTGTCCACTCGGCGGTGCCCGTCCATCGTCGGAAAATCCGTCCGAGGCGTCGTGTCCATCCACAGCGATTCGTGGCGCCCCCGTAGCGAGTCTCGTTCACTCATTCCCAGAACCCCCGGATTCGATACTGGTTCGACGCCGCTCGGTTTAACCCCGGTGGCCAGCGCGGCCGCTGTCCGTCGAGGTCGGGTCGTATCGCACTTCGCGTGGTCTGAGTAGGGGAACGGCGGGTTACGGCGACTCGACTCGCTCGGGCGGGTCGGCGTGGGACTTCGCGGCCAAGAACGACCGCTCTTCGTCCGCGAGGCGGTCGCGCTCGCGGTAGACGTCCAGCCCTGACTGGTAGCGCTCGCGCGACCGGTCGCCCGGCAGGGCAAGCACCAGTTCTGCGAGACCGGTCTGCTCGCCGGTGTAGCCGAACCCGGCCTTGTAGAGGGCGTGGTACGCGAAGGCGTTGTTCACCGCGATTTTCACGCGGTCGTACTCTCGCTCGCGGAGGCGCGCGGTCGTGAACCGGGCGAGGCGCGCGCCCAGACCCTCCCCGCGGCGGTCCTCGCGGACGGTCACGTACCGAAGCCACGCCGTCGCCGGGTCAGTCCGGTCCTCGTTGAACGCGACGGCGGCGACGATTCGGTCGTCCTCGACCCAGTCGCGGTCCCGTTCGGGGTCTCGCCCGGAATCCACCTCGCGTTCCCCGGACCCGTCGTCTGTCTCGACTTCGCGTTCGTCGGTTCCCTCTCCGTCACTGTCCCCGTCTTCTCCCTCGTCCTCGCGCACGACCGCCTTCCCCGTGTTCGACATCACGAACTTCCCGGCGTAGCTGAACTCGCGGTGGTCGAGTCGTATCTGGGGACCGTCCTCCGGCCATCCCACCAGCGAGTACTCCATGAGTCCGGTTTCGGTTTCGCGCGGTAACTGTGCTTCGCTCGGGTCCCCGTCCAGATTTCCGTCTCCGTGGTCCAACTTGTGTTCCGACGAGCCACCCGATTGCCCGAGTCGCGACTCCCGACCTGCAATCGACAGTCACGCCGACCGGAGTCCGGTTTTTTTGCCGTCTCGGCACGTCGTCTCGACCATGAGCCACGCGCTTGGCGACACCGCCACCTTCGACCGAACGGCCCGGTTCTACGACTGGTTCGCGCCGACGCCCGACGCCGCCGAGTTCCGCGACGCCCTCTCGTTCGCCGACCGAGAGGTAGAACGCGTCCTCGACGTGGGCGGGGGAACCGGCCGGGGCGCGAGCGCGCTCGGCGTCTCCGAGCGCATCGTCGCCGACGCCGCCGAGGGCATGACGCAGCAGGCGCGCAGGAACGGGTTCGAGGCGGTCCGGGCCGACGCCGCGACCCTCCCGTTCGCCGCAGAGGGCGTCGATGCGGTCCTCGTCGTGGACGCGCTCCACCACTTCGGCGACTACGAGCGCGCCGTCGCGGAGGCGGCGCGCGTCCTCCGGCCCGGCGGCGTCCTCGTGATTCGGGAGATAGACCCGACGTCGCTGGTCGGCCGAGTCGTCGAAGTCGGCGAACACCTCTACGGCTTCGATTCGACGTTCTTCGCGCCCGAGGACCTCGGCCGGGCGGTCGCCGACGCGGGACTCGACGCCAGATTCCGGACGTCGGGGTTCGAGTACACCGTCGTCGGGCACGCATCGCGGGAATGATAATCGCCCGGGTCTAAAGCGGCGCCATGAGCAACGCCGACGGACTCCTGCGCTCGCGGGTGAACCGCTCTCCGGGTACGGCGCGCCTCGCGCTCGGCGACCTGTTGGTGATGGTCGGATTCCTCGTGATGGGCGAACTCCGCCACGGGGTGAACCCCGTCACGATGCCGGGCCGCGTCGCGGGCACGATAGCCCCGTTCCTCGCCGGGTGGGTCGTCGCCGCGTTCGTGGTGGGGACGTACGCGCCGGGCGCGACGCGAACGGTTCGGACCGCGGTCCAGCGAGCGGCCGGGGCGTGGGTCCTCGCGGCCGCTATCGGGTTGGCGCTTCGCTCGACAGAAGTCTTCCACGGCGACGCGCCGTGGACCTTCGCGCTCGTCGTGACCGCCACCGGCGTCGTCTTCTTCTCGGCGTGGCGCGCGACGGTGGCGTCGCTGCGCTGAGGGGCCGCGCGCCGGGCGGACCAACGTTTATAGGGGAGAGCGCGCGATGCTCGGGTATGACGACCGTCACGACGAGTCGGCGCGGACGGAGTCGAGAACGCCGTCGCCGGGTTGCACCGTCACGGAACGCCTTTAGGCACCGGACGCAAACGACGAATCGATGACACGGGTGATACACACGGGGGACACCCACCTCGGGTATCGGCAGTACCACTCCCCCGAGCGACGGGAGGACTTCCTCCGGGCCTTCGAGCAGGTGATAGACGACGCCATCGCCGAGGACGTAGACGCCGTGA encodes:
- a CDS encoding class I SAM-dependent methyltransferase, which translates into the protein MSHALGDTATFDRTARFYDWFAPTPDAAEFRDALSFADREVERVLDVGGGTGRGASALGVSERIVADAAEGMTQQARRNGFEAVRADAATLPFAAEGVDAVLVVDALHHFGDYERAVAEAARVLRPGGVLVIREIDPTSLVGRVVEVGEHLYGFDSTFFAPEDLGRAVADAGLDARFRTSGFEYTVVGHASRE
- a CDS encoding DUF3054 domain-containing protein, whose translation is MSNADGLLRSRVNRSPGTARLALGDLLVMVGFLVMGELRHGVNPVTMPGRVAGTIAPFLAGWVVAAFVVGTYAPGATRTVRTAVQRAAGAWVLAAAIGLALRSTEVFHGDAPWTFALVVTATGVVFFSAWRATVASLR